The following proteins are encoded in a genomic region of Chelmon rostratus isolate fCheRos1 chromosome 3, fCheRos1.pri, whole genome shotgun sequence:
- the zcchc7 gene encoding zinc finger CCHC domain-containing protein 7, with product MNHMYQDREELEDDLYQEDEGDSEGSEANSELEFHLYSQLHYSSNAGQMEEQDSGEEAEGKDGQQVKVTEETADVDGEQEHTGESRPPSPHISKLRQQLKKKKEEKHDKKKKGKINPQCQKSSYISEEVIVIDSSPDVISISEGDTADDDEGVCALKGRGFQQLQTSTPAQKGTQKRSLSVPVTVDSSSSESDSEVSESKSESDSSDSSDSDGLENWMILGRGNQDGDQSISLNLEGGSVSDAEIEDEEGSWLVSDKDKEARIYNKDKGAVQRMSNRYYTSKNVQCRNCNRNGHLSKNCPEPKKLLTCFLCGTQGHPASQCPNKHCNNCGLPGHLYEACSERVYWHKRCHRCNMTGHFFDACPEIWRQYHISTKTGTPVKLQGDDPGRTPAYCYNCSRKGHFGHACTRQRMFNGSYPTTPFINHYDTVEDINRRQHRIKLKVKDLKKNGFLPTCSQTPLTPGPPKKKQKVSHHKNRTPHQSSNNHKPSPSHIFFNDNHDFGAPAPKPNKYNKYKQQESTGNVKPWKPKRPVPTSRDPPTKLILDEADDFPRGGGKRENVETNKKRKRKMKQVPSVPPERRKHSRPDRLCWTVTGEMQGSQTKPEKAKKKKTNQAQRIADKKRGVQMYPTDENLFIIKQRKRNR from the exons ATGAACCACATGTACCAGGACCGGGAGGAGTTGGAGGATGATCTCTATCAAGAGGATGAAGGGGACTCTGAGGGGTCAGAAGCCAACAGCGAGCTGGAGTTCCACCTCTATAGCCAGCTCCACTACTCCTCTAATGCTGGGCAGATGGAAGAGCAGGACAGTGGAGAAGAGGCGGAGGGCAAGGACGGCCAGCAGGTTAAGGTGACAGAGGAGACTGCAGATGTTGATGGAGAACAGGAACACACTGGAGAAAGTAGGCCTCCGTCACCTCATATAAGCAAGTTGCGGCAACAgctaaagaagaagaaggaggagaaacatgATAAAAAGAAGAAGGGGAAAATTAACCCTCAATGTCAGAAGTCGTCATATATTTCTGAGGAGGTCATTGTGATTGACTCCAGCCCTGATGTCATCTCCATCTCTGAGGGTGACACTGCCGATGATGATGAAGGAGTCTGTGCCTTAAAGGGTCGAGGCTTCCAGCAGTTGCAGACTTCCACCCCGGCCCAAAAG GGAACCCAGAAAAGGAGTCTCAGTGTGCCAGTGACTGTGGactccagcagctcagagtcTGATTCAGAAGTGTCAGAATCAAAGTCTGAGTCTGATTCGTCTGATTCGTCTGATTCGGATGGTCTGGAGAACTGGATGATCCTGGGTCGAGGGAATCAGGATGGAGACCAGTCCATCTCACTCAACCTGGAGGGAGGGTCTGTCAGTGATGCAG aAATTGAAGACGAAGAGGGCAGCTGGTTGGTTTCTGACAAGGACAAGGAG gctcGGATCTATAACAAAGACAAGGGAGCAGTGCAGCGCATGTCAAACAGATACTACACTAGCAAGAACGTCCAGTGTAGAAACTGCAACAGGAACGGACATCTCTCCAAGAACTGCCCAGAGCCCAAA aaGTTGTTGACCTGCTTCCTTTGTGGCACCCAAGGCCATCCAGCCAGTCAGTGTCCCAATAAACACTGCAACAACTGCGGCCTGCCTGGGCACCTCTACGAAGCCTGCAGCGAGAGAGTGTACTGGCACAAACGGTGCCACCGCTGCAACATGACGGGACACTTCTTTGAC gcTTGTCCAGAGATCTGGAGGCAGTATCACATCTCG ACTAAGACAGGGACTCCTGTGAAGCTGCAGGGAGACGACCCCGGACGGACCCCCGCCTACTGCTACAACTGCTCTAGGAAAGGACACTTTGGCCAT GCATGTACACGACAGAGGATGTTCAATGGGTCGTATCCCACCACCCCGTTCATCAACCACTACGACACTGTGGAGGACATCAACCGCAGACAGCACAGGATAAAGCTGAAGGTTAAAG ACCTGAAGAAAAATGGCTTTTTACCTACCTGTTCTCAGACCCCTCTCACTCCCGGACCAccaaagaagaaacagaaagtcAGCCATCACAAAAACCGTACGCCTCACCAAAGCTCTAACAACCACAAACCCAGCCCAAGCCACATCTTTTTTAATGACAACCATGACTTTGGGGCCCCGGCACCTAAACCGAATAAgtacaataaatacaaacaacagGAAAGCACCGGCAATGTGAAGCCATGGAAACCCAAGAGACCAGTGCCCACCTCAAGAGACCCACCAACTAAACTAATCTTGGATGAAGCAGATGACTTTCCCAGAGGCGGAGGCAAGAGGGAGAACGTAGAGACgaacaagaagaggaagaggaaaatgaagCAGGTTCCTTCAGTGCCACCAGAACGACGCAAACACAGCAGACCGGATCGACTCTGCTGGACTGTAACTGGAGAGATGCAGGGGTCACAGACGAAGCcagagaaagcaaagaagaagaagacaaatcAAGCCCAGAGGATTGCTGACAAAAAGCGTGGCGTACAGATGTACCCGACAGATGAGAACCTGTTTATCATCAAACAGAGGAAACGCAACAGATAA